One region of Campylobacter concisus genomic DNA includes:
- a CDS encoding thioredoxin domain-containing protein: MKKVVLASILAATSLMAASNKQIEDFYSEVFKNQNIDGVNVKVVERTKILDDIEKVSLKFSKGDMSQEDVTFVKGDLMFPDVVNLKEQKSYLAEEKKVIAEKAALDLVKSLAKIYKNEDKANVITLGNDSKKPTLIMFSDPECPYCRAELAKIETTLKDNNVEIILTPVHELSSLQKSALIYKDIKNAKSDSDKVKILRKYFSEDYNVDEKNVSKEESDKIDTLRKKYFSAGVRSVPFIINKSDLK; this comes from the coding sequence ATGAAAAAAGTGGTTTTGGCCTCAATATTAGCGGCAACTAGCCTAATGGCAGCTAGCAATAAGCAAATAGAAGATTTTTACTCAGAAGTTTTTAAAAATCAAAATATCGATGGTGTTAATGTAAAAGTCGTAGAACGCACTAAAATTTTAGATGATATAGAAAAAGTAAGCTTAAAATTTAGCAAAGGAGATATGTCTCAAGAAGATGTGACTTTTGTTAAGGGCGATCTTATGTTTCCTGATGTTGTAAATTTAAAGGAGCAAAAGTCTTATTTGGCTGAAGAAAAAAAGGTAATCGCAGAAAAAGCAGCACTTGATTTAGTAAAATCACTAGCTAAAATTTATAAAAATGAAGACAAAGCAAATGTTATAACTCTTGGCAATGATAGCAAAAAGCCAACTCTTATTATGTTTTCAGATCCTGAATGCCCATATTGTAGAGCCGAGCTAGCAAAGATCGAAACGACATTAAAAGACAATAACGTTGAAATCATCCTAACTCCAGTGCATGAACTATCATCTTTGCAAAAAAGTGCTTTGATCTATAAAGATATAAAAAATGCAAAAAGTGATAGCGATAAGGTTAAAATTTTAAGAAAGTATTTTTCTGAAGATTATAACGTAGATGAAAAAAATGTTAGTAAAGAAGAGAGCGACAAGATCGATACTCTACGAAAAAAATATTTCTCGGCTGGCGTTAGATCAGTGCCATTTATAATAAATAAAAGTGATCTAAAATAA
- the fdh3B gene encoding formate dehydrogenase FDH3 subunit beta produces MARMKFFVDTNRCISCFGCQVACSSAHELPVGIYRRKVITLHDGIEGKEVSTTIACQHCTDAPCEQVCPVDCFYIRADGIVLHDKNKCIGCGYCLYACPFGAPQFPKDGAFGVKGVMDKCTMCAGGPEPTNSHEERELYGQNRMAEGKVPMCAAICSTNALLVGDAAEVSNVYRKRVMLRNTGLNA; encoded by the coding sequence ATGGCAAGAATGAAATTTTTTGTAGATACTAATAGATGTATCAGCTGCTTTGGTTGTCAAGTCGCTTGCTCTTCTGCTCACGAGCTTCCAGTAGGAATTTATAGAAGAAAGGTTATCACACTTCACGATGGTATCGAGGGCAAAGAGGTTTCAACCACTATCGCGTGTCAGCACTGCACCGATGCACCTTGCGAGCAAGTTTGTCCGGTTGATTGCTTCTACATTAGAGCTGATGGCATCGTGCTTCACGATAAAAACAAGTGCATAGGCTGTGGATACTGCTTATATGCTTGTCCATTTGGTGCGCCACAGTTTCCTAAAGATGGGGCATTTGGCGTAAAAGGCGTAATGGATAAATGTACTATGTGCGCAGGCGGTCCAGAGCCAACTAACTCACATGAGGAGAGAGAGCTTTACGGTCAAAACAGAATGGCTGAGGGCAAAGTGCCTATGTGTGCGGCTATCTGTTCTACAAACGCGCTTTTAGTTGGCGACGCTGCTGAGGTTTCAAATGTATATCGTAAACGCGTTATGCTAAGAAACACTGGGCTAAATGCCTAA
- the selB gene encoding selenocysteine-specific translation elongation factor has translation MSLIIGTAGHIDHGKTALIKELNGFEGDNLEEEKKRGITIDLSFSNLSKNDENIAFIDVPGHENLIKTMISGAYGFDACLFVVAANDGLMPQSLEHLEILNLLGVKSLIVALTKCDLVDEVTINLRKKEIRDEISKFKNLQILEIFAVSIKDKASIDELRNYLFTLRAKKRDEEGVFRYYIDRVFSLKGIGNVVTGTVIEGSVSKNEKLFNYDAGKEVLVRSVQSHDKFVDSAGVSSRVALNLTGIELNELKKGQLLSKKGYFRGFREVDAVVTAKSLIHSQSVTFCVGAKNVPAKVLILSQKDDSYFVTFKFQSDMFLKFDEAFVLISDARVIGGGRVLNPVLEPLKKAGKILFLAALLKHDFVGAFSILKEAHKNGFGIISSYQRFGLSHEEAVNVAKKVSNVFVDEKALNIYDLSAVERIKSVVKFMIEKNEFAVFSAQSISLKLAWASQNLAQKALDELESINLISKNDGVYTKKGVDISKLKVRLEEKIYEILESGKLAPTAPYNIYDELEIDRLSGDNALKKLTAMGRVVRLEHNLFITRNSLKMALDKLREIIKNQGFVNVTNAKDALNLSRKYVIAYLEQLDLESDIMKQGNDRVFRG, from the coding sequence ATGAGTTTAATAATAGGAACAGCAGGACATATCGACCACGGCAAAACCGCACTTATAAAGGAGCTAAACGGCTTTGAGGGGGACAATCTCGAAGAGGAGAAAAAGCGTGGCATAACGATCGATCTAAGCTTTTCAAATTTAAGTAAAAATGATGAGAATATCGCGTTTATCGACGTGCCAGGGCATGAAAATCTCATAAAAACGATGATAAGTGGTGCATATGGCTTTGACGCGTGTTTATTTGTGGTGGCGGCAAATGACGGACTTATGCCTCAAAGCTTGGAGCACCTTGAAATTTTAAATCTTCTTGGTGTGAAGTCTTTGATCGTGGCACTTACTAAGTGTGACCTCGTAGATGAAGTGACTATAAATTTAAGAAAAAAAGAGATAAGAGATGAAATTTCTAAATTTAAAAACCTGCAAATTTTAGAAATTTTTGCCGTTAGTATAAAGGATAAGGCAAGTATAGATGAGCTTAGAAACTACCTCTTTACGCTAAGAGCTAAAAAACGCGATGAGGAGGGCGTTTTTAGATACTACATCGATAGGGTTTTTAGCCTAAAAGGTATCGGAAATGTTGTAACTGGCACCGTTATAGAGGGAAGCGTTAGTAAAAATGAGAAGCTTTTTAACTATGACGCTGGCAAAGAGGTGCTAGTAAGAAGTGTGCAAAGCCATGATAAATTCGTAGATAGCGCAGGAGTTAGCAGCCGTGTGGCGCTAAATCTAACTGGCATTGAGCTTAATGAGCTAAAAAAGGGGCAGTTGCTTAGTAAAAAAGGCTATTTTAGGGGATTTAGAGAGGTTGATGCGGTCGTAACTGCTAAGAGTCTCATCCACTCGCAAAGCGTAACCTTTTGCGTAGGAGCTAAAAATGTGCCTGCAAAGGTGCTAATCCTTAGCCAAAAAGATGATAGCTACTTTGTTACCTTTAAATTTCAAAGCGATATGTTTTTGAAATTTGACGAGGCATTTGTTCTCATATCAGACGCTCGTGTGATAGGTGGCGGCAGAGTGCTAAATCCTGTGCTTGAGCCACTAAAAAAGGCTGGTAAAATTCTCTTCTTGGCTGCACTTTTAAAGCATGATTTTGTTGGAGCCTTTTCTATCTTAAAAGAGGCTCACAAAAATGGCTTTGGCATCATCTCTTCTTATCAAAGGTTTGGACTAAGTCACGAAGAGGCCGTAAATGTGGCCAAAAAAGTCTCAAACGTCTTTGTTGATGAAAAGGCTTTAAATATCTACGATCTAAGCGCGGTTGAGCGGATAAAGTCTGTGGTTAAATTTATGATAGAGAAAAATGAATTTGCCGTTTTCTCAGCTCAAAGTATAAGCTTAAAGCTTGCTTGGGCTAGTCAAAATTTGGCTCAAAAAGCACTTGATGAGCTTGAAAGTATAAACTTAATCTCTAAAAATGATGGCGTCTATACAAAAAAAGGCGTTGATATAAGCAAACTAAAAGTAAGGCTTGAAGAGAAAATTTATGAAATTTTAGAAAGCGGAAAGCTAGCTCCAACGGCACCTTATAATATATATGATGAGCTGGAAATAGATAGGCTAAGTGGCGATAATGCCCTTAAAAAACTAACTGCAATGGGCAGAGTTGTAAGGCTGGAGCATAACCTTTTCATCACTAGAAATTCGCTAAAAATGGCACTTGATAAGCTAAGAGAGATCATCAAAAATCAAGGCTTTGTAAATGTCACAAACGCCAAGGATGCACTAAATTTAAGCAGAAAATATGTAATCGCTTATCTTGAGCAACTTGACCTTGAGAGTGACATAATGAAGCAAGGAAATGATAGAGTCTTTCGTGGTTAG
- a CDS encoding twin-arginine translocation signal domain-containing protein, producing the protein MQGSRRDFLKKSLKVGAAGGVLAVSAVAKVTSDDLAPDDNGVVVGKSNKKEVLYKKSKNWETYYKIAY; encoded by the coding sequence ATGCAAGGATCAAGAAGAGATTTTCTCAAAAAATCTCTAAAAGTCGGTGCTGCCGGCGGAGTACTCGCAGTCTCAGCCGTAGCAAAAGTGACTAGTGACGACTTAGCTCCTGATGACAATGGTGTCGTCGTTGGCAAGTCAAACAAAAAAGAGGTGCTTTATAAAAAAAGCAAGAACTGGGAAACCTACTATAAAATCGCTTACTAA
- a CDS encoding molecular chaperone yields MDKNIIKARSYFYEFLAYPMFFYTNDEKFSRWKEQLRYLSANPLSEDSDAAFKNLDKFSFEEFSKEQNDVLFGFTNIPLSASFYEEGRDNGAARLRVIECLKLSPYRRDSELCKDSEDYVGFIFLAMATFLKDEFDDAKNISNKLFGETLNLFVDEFYQLLSAHKEANFFKSYIVILKDFIELERSILNVEAPAKPKGDSVAMAALKKEPFQSKMPTIKTKLHWEEFSPVISHEFKD; encoded by the coding sequence ATGGATAAAAACATCATAAAAGCAAGATCATATTTTTACGAATTTCTAGCATATCCTATGTTTTTTTACACAAATGATGAGAAATTTTCAAGGTGGAAAGAGCAGTTAAGATACTTAAGCGCAAATCCTTTAAGCGAGGATAGTGATGCTGCGTTTAAAAATTTAGATAAATTTAGCTTTGAAGAATTTTCAAAAGAACAAAATGACGTTCTTTTTGGCTTTACAAATATCCCTTTAAGTGCCTCATTTTATGAAGAGGGCAGAGATAACGGCGCAGCTAGGCTTAGGGTTATTGAATGTTTAAAACTAAGCCCATATAGACGTGATAGCGAGCTTTGCAAAGATAGCGAGGACTACGTTGGATTTATATTTTTAGCGATGGCTACATTTTTAAAAGATGAGTTTGATGATGCAAAAAATATTAGCAATAAGCTCTTTGGCGAGACTTTAAATTTATTTGTAGATGAGTTTTATCAGCTACTTTCAGCTCACAAAGAGGCAAATTTCTTTAAATCATACATAGTCATTTTAAAAGACTTCATCGAGCTTGAGCGCTCTATACTAAACGTAGAAGCACCAGCTAAGCCAAAAGGCGATAGTGTCGCTATGGCGGCACTTAAGAAAGAACCATTTCAAAGCAAGATGCCAACAATCAAAACCAAACTTCATTGGGAAGAATTTTCTCCAGTCATCTCACACGAGTTTAAAGACTAG
- a CDS encoding 4Fe-4S binding protein yields the protein MKEFGFYNDFDDTLMLNEQIEINNEKEEYLVSNSPKLKANIIAPEINFYLKNTTASVLEKAKNTLLLYEARATAFDMAKDVDYEKEVGKNVVIVSNSGREELANLLKENGYKVIELTHFEVKFIYGAAGELSVLILRANDEFEVDCDFFLVENARDYMLKQSGCYEIAGLEDEAVLKMLNEKTPKFKYKSLTQYDSSICQYHERRNEICGRCVDVCPTVAILKEDETKHLIFSQIDCTNCGNCISVCPSGALDYTLMPQSSFAAVAKLYKGKIALIVPEEINLEDLSVSLPENVLPFAISAAHFLSQTHFLTLLQESGASVILFSKTLGKGEKDAISILNQIYELKFKETAIYHAKDKNELEESLKKAKFIADSQHTINEYALPKREIFAKRLEFLVGSEDLGVVKSGEMIRYGDVKINTDSCTLCLSCVGACNVSALVADKKTNSILFNPSVCTACGYCELSCAEKDTISLEVGKISLKPEFFTYNELARDELFACVECGKEFATKKAVEKIATIMQPRFGNDRVKIKALYCCADCKAKLMVQAQINAMKEDLLNG from the coding sequence ATGAAAGAATTTGGCTTTTATAACGATTTTGACGATACTTTGATGTTAAATGAACAGATAGAAATAAATAACGAAAAGGAAGAATATTTAGTTTCTAACTCGCCAAAGCTTAAAGCAAACATTATCGCACCTGAGATAAATTTTTATCTAAAAAATACAACTGCAAGCGTATTAGAAAAAGCTAAAAATACACTTTTACTTTATGAAGCAAGAGCAACTGCATTTGACATGGCAAAGGATGTTGATTACGAAAAAGAAGTCGGAAAAAATGTCGTAATAGTAAGCAACTCAGGCCGTGAGGAACTAGCAAATTTATTAAAAGAAAATGGCTACAAAGTCATTGAATTAACGCATTTTGAAGTAAAATTTATTTATGGCGCAGCTGGCGAGCTTAGTGTTTTGATACTTAGGGCAAATGACGAATTTGAGGTCGATTGTGACTTTTTCTTGGTTGAAAATGCAAGGGATTATATGCTAAAGCAAAGCGGCTGTTATGAAATAGCTGGGCTAGAAGATGAAGCTGTGCTTAAAATGTTAAATGAAAAAACTCCAAAATTTAAGTACAAAAGCCTAACTCAATATGACTCTTCGATCTGCCAATATCATGAGCGAAGAAATGAAATTTGCGGACGCTGTGTCGATGTTTGTCCAACTGTAGCCATTTTAAAAGAAGACGAGACAAAGCATCTTATCTTTTCACAGATAGACTGTACAAACTGTGGAAACTGCATAAGCGTCTGCCCTAGCGGCGCACTTGATTATACTCTAATGCCACAAAGCTCATTTGCTGCTGTGGCAAAGCTTTATAAAGGCAAGATTGCACTCATTGTGCCAGAAGAGATAAATTTAGAAGATCTTAGTGTTAGCCTACCAGAAAATGTCCTACCTTTTGCCATTTCAGCTGCACATTTTCTAAGCCAAACGCACTTTTTGACACTTCTTCAAGAAAGCGGTGCAAGTGTGATTTTATTTAGCAAAACTCTTGGCAAAGGCGAAAAAGACGCCATTAGCATCTTAAATCAAATTTATGAGCTTAAATTTAAAGAGACGGCGATCTATCACGCCAAAGATAAAAATGAGCTTGAAGAATCGCTCAAAAAGGCAAAATTTATAGCTGACTCACAACACACAATAAACGAATATGCCTTGCCAAAAAGAGAAATTTTTGCAAAAAGGCTCGAGTTTTTAGTAGGTAGCGAAGATCTTGGCGTGGTAAAAAGCGGCGAGATGATAAGATACGGCGATGTCAAGATAAACACTGATAGCTGTACACTTTGTCTAAGTTGCGTTGGCGCTTGTAACGTAAGCGCGCTAGTGGCTGATAAAAAGACAAATTCGATTTTATTTAATCCAAGCGTCTGTACAGCTTGCGGATACTGCGAACTAAGCTGTGCTGAAAAAGATACCATAAGCCTTGAGGTTGGAAAAATTTCTCTTAAGCCTGAGTTTTTTACATATAATGAGCTGGCACGAGATGAGCTTTTTGCCTGTGTTGAGTGCGGAAAAGAGTTTGCGACTAAAAAAGCTGTCGAAAAGATCGCAACTATAATGCAACCAAGATTTGGCAACGATAGAGTTAAGATAAAAGCGCTTTACTGCTGTGCTGACTGTAAGGCCAAACTAATGGTTCAAGCCCAAATAAACGCGATGAAAGAGGATTTATTAAATGGATAA
- a CDS encoding formate dehydrogenase subunit alpha, whose amino-acid sequence MKKVDGKWQRISWDQAVNEIGDKMLQIRKEDGPDSVVFLGSAKFNNEQSYYFRKFCAFWGTNSNDHVARIUHSATVAGVANTWGYGAMTNHFGDMAANSKCIFIIGANPAVANPVGGMKHTLQAKDRNNAKIIVADPNFTKTAAHADLYLRQRSGTDIALVYGLIHIILKNGWEDKEFIENRTYGIDEIRKEAEHWTPEVTSDVTGVPVDKLLKAADILAHTKPGTVVWALGITQHSVGTSNTRILPILQLILGNMGKAGGGCNIIRGHDNVQGSTDMCNLSDSLPMYYGLTDATWKYYCKGWGVDYDEFIKRFAVSTKEPKQGGTPVKNTVFEEYYYHDPKHPEDRNWRNEKGWSLSKWWQGVLKEENTFSSGALRVLWVQGTGLTSMAHLAKIQEAASKLDMIVVAEPFVNEISILSDRKDGVYILPVATAFENEGHLSATNRSGQWRTKVVDPLYESKGDHEVMFLFAKKFGFYDEYVKGMKMGIVDHEIKQVKDDFVWPDDATNEIARIGNSIGYGGRTAEMFRRHQANWDKFDPDTLIGIGGEVKGEYYGKPWPAWDEKHPGTPILYDMSKPYVEGGSGFRNRFGLEHNGVSQLASEETTLVGSAIKGGYPQITKENIEKVLGITLTEEEKAKMGPSWSMDYSGIIFEKCREKGVVPYGNARARAIVWEFLDPIPKHREPVHSPRWDLVQKYPTFDDQARNFRVSTKFKSEQQAKDWSKEFPIVFSTQRVVNLSGAGMIERTSKYLSAITPEMFANVNPELALKYGIKDRDMMWIHSPQGTKIKVRCYHSQMVTPDRICMPYNFAGIMQGVDLSARYPEGTKPYVIGESFNTVTNYGFDPVTQISEFNAGLCRIEKAEENTFKTSFYHEYGERDALGKE is encoded by the coding sequence ATGAAAAAAGTTGATGGTAAATGGCAAAGAATTTCATGGGATCAAGCTGTAAACGAGATCGGCGATAAGATGCTTCAGATCCGTAAAGAAGATGGCCCTGATAGTGTTGTTTTCTTAGGATCGGCTAAATTTAACAACGAACAGTCTTACTACTTTAGAAAATTTTGTGCATTTTGGGGTACAAACAGTAACGATCACGTAGCAAGAATTTGACATAGCGCAACAGTCGCCGGTGTGGCGAATACCTGGGGTTATGGCGCGATGACAAACCACTTTGGAGATATGGCTGCGAACTCAAAATGTATATTTATCATAGGAGCAAACCCAGCTGTGGCAAACCCAGTTGGTGGCATGAAGCACACTTTACAAGCAAAAGATAGAAACAATGCAAAAATAATTGTAGCTGATCCAAATTTTACAAAGACAGCTGCACATGCTGATCTTTATTTGAGACAAAGATCAGGAACTGATATTGCGCTTGTTTATGGTCTTATTCATATCATTCTTAAAAATGGTTGGGAAGATAAAGAATTTATAGAAAATAGAACTTACGGTATTGATGAGATAAGAAAAGAGGCTGAGCACTGGACACCAGAGGTTACATCTGATGTTACTGGAGTACCAGTTGATAAGCTACTAAAAGCTGCAGACATTCTAGCTCACACAAAACCAGGTACTGTTGTTTGGGCACTTGGCATCACTCAACACTCAGTTGGTACATCAAATACAAGAATTTTACCTATCCTTCAACTAATTCTAGGAAATATGGGTAAAGCAGGTGGTGGCTGTAATATCATTCGTGGCCACGACAATGTTCAAGGCTCAACTGATATGTGTAACCTTTCAGATAGCTTGCCAATGTATTATGGCTTAACTGATGCAACATGGAAATATTACTGCAAAGGCTGGGGCGTTGATTATGACGAATTTATTAAACGCTTTGCGGTCTCAACAAAAGAGCCAAAACAAGGCGGCACTCCTGTTAAAAACACAGTCTTTGAAGAGTATTATTACCACGATCCTAAACATCCAGAAGATAGAAACTGGAGAAACGAAAAAGGCTGGTCACTTTCAAAATGGTGGCAAGGCGTCTTGAAAGAGGAGAATACATTTAGTAGTGGTGCATTAAGAGTTCTTTGGGTTCAAGGAACTGGTCTAACATCTATGGCGCACTTAGCTAAAATCCAAGAAGCAGCTTCAAAACTAGATATGATCGTTGTAGCTGAGCCATTTGTAAATGAAATTTCTATCCTTTCAGACAGAAAAGATGGTGTTTATATCTTGCCAGTAGCGACTGCATTTGAAAATGAAGGTCACTTAAGTGCTACAAACCGCTCAGGACAATGGAGAACAAAAGTTGTTGATCCACTTTATGAGAGCAAGGGCGATCACGAAGTGATGTTCCTATTTGCTAAGAAATTTGGCTTTTACGATGAATACGTAAAAGGCATGAAAATGGGTATCGTAGATCATGAAATAAAACAAGTAAAAGATGATTTTGTATGGCCTGATGATGCGACAAATGAGATAGCTAGAATTGGAAATTCTATAGGTTATGGTGGTAGAACAGCCGAGATGTTTAGACGCCATCAAGCAAACTGGGATAAATTTGATCCAGATACGCTAATAGGTATTGGTGGTGAAGTCAAAGGCGAGTACTACGGTAAACCATGGCCGGCATGGGATGAAAAACACCCTGGAACACCAATACTATATGATATGAGCAAGCCTTATGTTGAGGGTGGTTCAGGCTTTAGAAATCGCTTTGGACTAGAACATAATGGCGTTAGTCAGCTAGCTAGCGAAGAGACAACACTTGTTGGCTCAGCTATAAAAGGTGGCTATCCACAAATCACAAAAGAGAATATAGAAAAAGTCTTAGGTATAACTCTAACTGAAGAAGAGAAAGCTAAGATGGGACCAAGCTGGAGTATGGATTATAGTGGTATTATCTTTGAAAAATGCCGTGAAAAAGGTGTTGTACCTTATGGTAATGCAAGGGCAAGAGCTATCGTTTGGGAATTCCTCGATCCTATTCCAAAACATAGAGAGCCTGTTCACTCACCACGCTGGGATCTTGTTCAAAAGTATCCGACATTTGATGATCAAGCTAGAAATTTCCGTGTTTCTACTAAGTTTAAGTCAGAGCAACAAGCAAAAGATTGGTCGAAAGAATTCCCTATCGTATTTAGTACGCAACGCGTCGTAAACCTAAGTGGTGCTGGTATGATCGAAAGAACTAGTAAATATCTATCAGCTATTACGCCAGAAATGTTTGCTAATGTTAATCCAGAGCTAGCTTTAAAATACGGCATAAAAGACCGCGATATGATGTGGATCCACAGCCCACAAGGCACAAAGATCAAAGTAAGATGCTATCACAGCCAGATGGTAACTCCAGATAGAATTTGTATGCCATACAACTTCGCTGGCATTATGCAAGGCGTTGATCTTTCAGCTCGCTATCCAGAGGGCACTAAGCCTTATGTTATCGGTGAGAGCTTTAACACAGTTACTAACTACGGATTTGACCCAGTTACTCAAATTTCAGAGTTTAACGCAGGTCTTTGCCGCATAGAAAAAGCTGAAGAGAACACCTTTAAAACATCGTTTTATCACGAGTATGGCGAGAGAGACGCCTTAGGTAAAGAGTAA
- the selA gene encoding L-seryl-tRNA(Sec) selenium transferase yields the protein MSDLRDIPQVDKIIKNEAFSGFDINLVTLLARQILNEVRAKILNENANFALQEIIDLILNEYHKFNESSLQRVLNLTGVTIHTNLARSVIDKEILSRATPVITGYSNLEYNLKTGSRGNRYDYIGEMIARAFGFEDAIVVNNNASAVFLVLNTFAKGREVVVSRGELVEIGGSFRVPEVMANAGCFLKEVGTTNKTKLKDYEEAISENTAMLVKVHRSNFDIVGFSEEVTANELSKLACEQNLIDYFDLGSGFYGNLPFNLDKNEPDLKNLKDVSLVSFSGDKLLGAVQCGIIVGKKELIAKLRKNQLLRMLRVDKVIISLLIESMKAYLNKEFELITTQKLLYKSVKELENLANFINKNLKTPLEILRTQTFVGGGAMPNKKIPSMALAVSGDAVLNEQKFRQKKVIGRIENDKFLLDLRTLLDEDVNELIKIINETEEK from the coding sequence TTGAGCGATTTAAGAGATATCCCACAAGTTGATAAGATCATAAAAAACGAAGCATTTTCAGGATTTGATATAAATTTAGTCACATTGCTTGCAAGGCAAATTTTAAATGAAGTTAGGGCTAAAATTTTAAATGAAAATGCAAATTTTGCGTTGCAAGAAATAATAGATTTAATCCTAAACGAATATCATAAATTTAATGAATCAAGCCTTCAAAGAGTGCTAAATTTAACCGGTGTGACCATTCACACAAACCTCGCTAGAAGCGTCATAGATAAAGAAATTTTAAGCCGTGCAACTCCGGTAATCACAGGGTATTCAAACCTTGAATACAACCTAAAAACAGGCAGCCGTGGCAACAGATACGACTATATCGGTGAGATGATCGCAAGAGCTTTTGGTTTTGAAGACGCCATCGTCGTAAATAATAACGCAAGCGCTGTATTTTTAGTGCTAAACACCTTTGCAAAGGGCAGGGAGGTCGTCGTTAGCAGAGGTGAGCTAGTTGAGATCGGCGGTAGTTTTAGAGTGCCTGAAGTGATGGCAAATGCGGGTTGCTTTTTGAAAGAAGTTGGCACGACAAACAAAACTAAGCTAAAAGACTACGAAGAGGCAATTAGTGAAAATACGGCGATGCTTGTAAAGGTTCATCGCTCAAATTTTGACATCGTGGGCTTTAGTGAAGAGGTTACAGCAAATGAACTAAGTAAATTGGCATGCGAGCAAAATTTGATAGATTATTTTGATCTTGGCAGTGGATTTTATGGAAATTTGCCGTTTAACTTAGACAAAAATGAGCCAGATCTAAAAAATTTAAAAGATGTTTCGCTAGTTAGCTTTAGCGGTGATAAACTGCTTGGTGCGGTGCAGTGCGGCATCATTGTTGGCAAAAAAGAGCTCATCGCAAAACTTAGAAAAAATCAGCTTTTAAGAATGCTTCGCGTAGATAAAGTGATCATCTCGCTTTTGATTGAGAGCATGAAAGCTTATTTAAATAAAGAATTTGAGCTAATCACAACACAAAAACTACTTTACAAAAGCGTAAAAGAGCTTGAAAACTTAGCGAATTTTATAAATAAAAATTTAAAAACCCCGCTTGAGATACTTCGTACACAAACCTTTGTAGGAGGTGGTGCGATGCCAAATAAAAAAATTCCAAGTATGGCTTTGGCAGTTAGTGGAGATGCAGTTTTAAATGAGCAGAAATTTAGGCAAAAAAAGGTGATCGGCCGTATAGAAAATGATAAATTTTTGCTTGATTTAAGAACACTTTTGGATGAAGATGTAAATGAACTAATAAAAATAATAAATGAAACGGAAGAAAAATGA